CGGAGTCGGTTGCGACGCGCTCGGCGCCGTCGACGAGCCGGACGAAATCGAGGTAGCCCACCGGCTCGACCAGCCGGACCGCGTCGCCGACGGCGTCCTCGAGCCCGTGCTCCTCGATCCGCCCGCGGGTCCGGGGGTGGATCGGCAACACCACGGGTCGGGGCGACCGGGAGAGCCCCTCGAGAACGTTCGATAGCCGGCCCGGATCGTCGGTGTTCGCCGCGCGGTGGACGGTCGCTAGCACGTACTCGCCCGGGGCGACGCCGAAGTCCTCGAGGACCGTCGACCGGTCGAGAGCGCGATTCCTCGCCCGGAGTAGCGCGTCGTACATCACGTCGCCGACGTCGTGGGCGCGTTCGGCGAGCCCCTCCGCCGCGAGGTTGTCGACGGCCGGTCGGGTCGGCGCGAACAGCAGGTCGGACGCGTGGTCGGTCAGCACGCGATTCACCTCCTCGGGCATCCCGCGGTCGCCGCTCCGCAGACCTGCCTCGACGTGGGCCAGCGCGGCGGGCGACTGTGCGGCCGCGATGGCGCCCGCCAGCGTGGAGTTCGTGTCGCCGTAGACGAGCACGACGTCGGGCTCCTCCTCGCGAACGCACTCGCCGACGCCGGCGGTCATCCGGCCGATCTGTTCGCCGTGGGGCCCCGACCCGACGTCGAGGTCGTGGTCGGGGCGCCGAACCGAGAGCTCGTCGAAGAACACCTCCGAAAGCCGCTCGTCGTAGTGCTGACCGGTGTGGACGAGCACCTCCTCGTGCCCGTACTCGAGCGCCTGCGAGACGGGCGCGGCCTTGACGAACTGCGGGCGCGCGCCGACCACGGTGAGCACCTTCATCGGTCGGCCCCCCCGTCGGCGGCGTGGACCACGGGGCGGGGCCGGTCGTCCGTCGCGGCGGGCGGTTCCCCCACCTCGTGTGCGACGTGGCGGGCCACCTCGCCCCCCTCGTCGGCCGCCGCGTGAATCAGATCCAGCATGAACCCCGTGACGTCGACGGCCTCCTCGAGGAAGCGATCCAGCCGACGCCGCCAGCGCGCGTCGGCCTCCGGGTCCGTCGCCAGCGAACGCGCCTTCTCGACGGCCCGTTCCTCGTCGGCCACCGACCGGACCAGGCCGTACTCGTCGTCCAGGACGCGGAAGTTTGTCATGTCTCCGTCCCCGACGAAGGAGTTCGACCGCACCGCGGGCGTGGCCAGCAGGCCCGCTTCCGTCGCCATCGTCTGGGAGTCACCGACGTAGAGGTCGGCGAAGTGTAACAGGCTGTGGATCGCCTCGGGGGGGACCGGCAGGCGGTAGGGTTCGAACTCGGGGGGGAGTTCCGACTCGCTCGAGACGTACACCTCCCCGTGCTCGGAGAGGCGCGCGACCAGTTCCCGCTTGGCCTCCAGCGAGAGGCCGCCCTCGCCGACGTCGTGGTGGGCTTCCCAGGAGACGAACCGCAGGACGAAGTAGCGCGCGTCGGGGTCGACGCCGGATGCCTCGAGGATCCCCCGGTCCGGTTCGAACCGGTCGGGGTGGAGGTACGCGAGTTCGTGAAACCCGTCGTAGCACCGGTGGGACCGACCCAGGTCCTTGCTGAACGACCGGGGCGTGCAGACGACGCTGGCGAGCGGGCAGGCGAGGTGTACCGGGACGCGGACGGGTTCGCTGTCGGCGAAGACGATGCTCGGACTGCCGACCAGCCGTGCCGCGTGGACCGCCGGGGGGTTGAGGTGGCTCACGACCACGTCCGGACGGAAGCGTGCGGCGGTCGTCAGCGTACGAGCCTCCCGGACCGTCCACTCCGCCGCCAGCCCCGGGAGCGTGCCCCGGTGGCTCGAGAGGACGGTGTGGTCGATGCCCGCGGCGTCGAGCAGGTCGGTCGTCACGTCCTTCTCGCGGGAGGTGACGTGGACCCGGTGCCCGTCGGCCTCCAGTTCCCGGATGGCGTGTCTGAACAGGTGGACGTGGGCCGGGTGGCTCACGTCGAAGAGCGCACGCATCAGCCCGACCGACGGGGGCCGGCGCGACGCCGTTCGGCGCTCCCCTCGTTGGCTCCGATCGCCTCGCCGTCGGCATCGAGCGGCGGCCGGGTCGCGCCACTCCGTTCGGCGGACCCGCCCCACGACGGGTGGACCGTCCCGGACACGGGGAACGGCCGAACCCGTCTCCACGGTTCGTGCGAGAACGTACCAGCTTTCATACATCCTCGCCCGCGTACCACGTCCGGTTTGTTATGACCTCGCTATATCATGTTCTCCGTTCGGCACGTTTCGCCCCGTCGAAAAGGCTGCCTACTCGACCGATCCCTCCCCCTCGTCGGGTCGTTATGACGTCGCTATATCACGGTTCCGGCCCGTCGCCGTCCGGACCCGTCGAGGAGGTGGCCCTCCGCCGGTCGCCGCCCCCGGGCGGGTCGGCCAGCCCCTCCTGCTCGTACAGCTGTCCCGGGGAGCCGACCCAGGCGCCGAGTTCGAGCGCGCGCTCGACCAGCCGTCGGTACAGCCGGCGGTGGCCGGGGAACTCCCCCTCGCTGAAGTGGCGGGGGTGCCACAGCGCCGTCATGACGGCCCCGTTGTCGCACGCCTCCGCGAGGAGGTCCTCGCAGGCCTCCCGGGCCCGGTCGAACTCCTCGCCCGGGTCCGGGAGCGACTGCTCCATGACCGTCAGCGGGAACACGACGAAGCCGTCGTCGAACGGGCGATGGACGCCGTAGCCGTGGTCGAACCCGTACTCCTCGCTGGAGCCGAGGCTGGCGTCGTACGCGAGCCCCAGCGCACGGTGGTCGGCCCACGTGTCGGGCGCCTCGAGGTTGAGGTAGTGCTGGCGCCCGCCGCGAACCGCGCGGCCGAGCGCCTCCTCGACGGTCGCCTTCTCCTCGCGGAGGCGCTCCCGGTCCTCGAACGACTCGTAGGAGCCGTGCAGGCCGACCTCCCAGCCCCCCTCGTCCATCCGCCGGATCGCCGCCCGGATCTCGGGGTCGGCGGGGTCGTACCGCCCGGCGAACAGGCGCCAGGCGTCCATCGACGGCCACTCGCGGGGGGGTCGGTCCCGGAACAGGCGCTGCTCGGAGAGGAAGTAGAACGCCGAGCGGACGCCCAGGTCCGCCTCCAGATCCATCACCGTCCCGAACTGCCAGTAGGGGTTCACCCCCGGCAGCGCCGTCGAGAGGTGGTACCGCCGCCGGTCCGGCTCGGTCAGCGCGTAGAACAGCGACTGGTACGTCTTGTACGGCCTGTCGACGTCGTGGGTGAGACACAGCGCGAACGTGTGCCCGTCCGGCACGGCTCGCTCGTCGGCGACCACGTCGTCGGTCGCCCCGCGGTTGCCGCCGTCCCACCCGTCGTAGCTCCCGATCACGCCGCCGCCACCTCGCGGACCGTCTCGAGCATGTAGGCGGTCACGTCCACCTTCTCGGCGAGCATGTCGCGCCGCCGCGTCCGCCAGCGGTCCCCGGCGTCCGGATCCGTCGCCAGCGCGACCGCGGCGTCGACGAAGTCGGACACCCCGTGGAGCGTCCTGACGAGCCCGTACTCGTGCAGTTCGTGGAAGTTCCCCATCTCGTCGCCGTAGGGGTTGAACCGCGCGGTCGGCGTCGCGAGCACGGCCGCCTCGGTCGCCATCGTCCCCGAGTCGCCCGCGTACACGTCGGCGTGCGCGAGCAGCTGGTGGACCGCTTCGGGCGGGACCGGCACCCGCCTGTCGTCCAGGTCGGCCGGCAGCGGTCCCTCGCTGGAGACGTACACCGTGAGCCCAGCCTCCTCCTCCAGCCGCTCGACGAGCTCGCGCTTGTCCGCGGGCGAGAGGCTCTCGTGGCCGACGTCGTGGTGGGCTCCCATCGCGACGAACCTGAGCACCGCGTACGGCTCGTCGGGGTCGACGCCGGCCTCGCGGAGGGCGTCGGGGTCCGGTTCGAAGCGCGCCGGGTGGAGGTACGCGAGTTCGTGGAACCCCTCGTACCGGCGCTGGCGCTCGCCGAAGTCGCGCCCGAAGCCGGCCGGCGTGCAGACGACCGTCGCGAACGGCGTCGTGACCCGTTCCAGCAGCCCCGCGAACTCGCTGTCGTGGAAGACGACGTTCGGCACGCCGAGCAGCCGCGAGACGTGCGCGGCGGCGGGGTTGAGCCTGCTCACGACGACGTCGGGGTCGAACCGCCGGACCAGCCGGAGGAGCCGGCCCTCGCGGGCGACCCACTCCCTGGCCGTCCCGTACCGGCCGTCGCACACGCCAGTGAGCGGGCTGTGTGCGATCCCCGCGGCGTCGAGCAGGTCGGTCGTCACGTCCTTCTCCCGGGAGGCGACGAACACGTCGTGACCCTCCCCGCCGAGTTCGGCGGCGGCGTGCTTGAACAGGTGGACGTGCGCCGGGTGACTCACGTCGAACAGCGCGCGCATCAGGCCATCACTCCAGGTAGCCGAGGTCGGCGAGCCGTTCCTCGACGTCGTCGCCTCCCCCCTCGACGGCCTCCCGGTCGGCGTCGAGCGGCGGGCGGGTCGAGACCCCGCGCTCGGCCGGTTCACTCCCCGGCGCGAACACGTCGAGCACGGTTCCGTCCACGTCGGTCGGCACCGACGCGCCCATCGCGTGCAGCAGCGTCGGCGCGAGGTCGACGATGCGGGCGCGCTCGCCCAGCCCGTCGCTCCGGAAGCTCGGGCCCGAGAAGAGGAAGATCCCCTCGGGCATGTTGCCGCCGCGCCAGACCCCCTCGCTCGCGTACCACAGGTCGGGGCCGATGGCGTCGCTCGTGTGGACGTTCTCGCCCTGGTCGAGGATGAGGTCGGGGGCGTTGTGCGCGTACTCGCCCCCGTAGTGCTCCTCGCCGCGCTCGACCGAGCGCACGATGCGCTGGCCGGTCTCGGGATGGCGCAGCCCCTCGAGTTCCTCGATGAGCTCGTCGCGGAGCTCCTCGTAGCGCGGGTCGTCCTCGGGGACGTTGAGGTAGATGGGCCCCTGGTTGCTCGCGACGGCGGTCGTCCCGTCCCAGTCGACGACCGAGAGCACGCGGTCGCGCTTGACGCCCTCCTCCCACGGGACCATCCGCTGGACGCGCTCGGGGACGACCTCGCTCAGCGTCTCGACCATGCCGAACTTCTTGGCGATCGCGAGCGCGCGCTCGCGGGTGACCCCGAGCGACTGGAGGGCGGAGTCGACGCCCGCGTCGATCCGCAGGTACCCACGCTCGGCGAGCCAGGCGTTGACGTAGAACACGGTCTCGACCTCGCAGGTGCCGTGGTCCGACATCACGAGGACGTCGTGCTCCTCGTCGTCGTCGAGGAACTCGCCGATGTGCTCGTCGATGCGCTGCCAGGCGCGCCGGACCGGCTCGTCGTCCCAGAAGTAGTGCTGGAGCGCCATGCTGTAGAACACCGTGAGGTGGAGGAAGTCCGGGTCCTCCCGCTCCAGCAGCCGGCGGGCGGCCTCGAACCGGAGGTCCACGAGTTCGAGCACCGCCTCGACCTCCGCCTCGCCGGTCTCGGTCGGGGAGATCATCGGCGACGGGTGGACCCGGTAGTCCAGCTCCTC
The DNA window shown above is from Halorarum salinum and carries:
- the wecB gene encoding non-hydrolyzing UDP-N-acetylglucosamine 2-epimerase codes for the protein MKVLTVVGARPQFVKAAPVSQALEYGHEEVLVHTGQHYDERLSEVFFDELSVRRPDHDLDVGSGPHGEQIGRMTAGVGECVREEEPDVVLVYGDTNSTLAGAIAAAQSPAALAHVEAGLRSGDRGMPEEVNRVLTDHASDLLFAPTRPAVDNLAAEGLAERAHDVGDVMYDALLRARNRALDRSTVLEDFGVAPGEYVLATVHRAANTDDPGRLSNVLEGLSRSPRPVVLPIHPRTRGRIEEHGLEDAVGDAVRLVEPVGYLDFVRLVDGAERVATDSGGVQKEAFLLATPCVTFRDRTEWVNTVECGWNELTGADADAIAAALDGRTNRPDRPDLFGDGEAAPKVVEALAAAV
- a CDS encoding DUF354 domain-containing protein, whose translation is MRALFDVSHPAHVHLFRHAIRELEADGHRVHVTSREKDVTTDLLDAAGIDHTVLSSHRGTLPGLAAEWTVREARTLTTAARFRPDVVVSHLNPPAVHAARLVGSPSIVFADSEPVRVPVHLACPLASVVCTPRSFSKDLGRSHRCYDGFHELAYLHPDRFEPDRGILEASGVDPDARYFVLRFVSWEAHHDVGEGGLSLEAKRELVARLSEHGEVYVSSESELPPEFEPYRLPVPPEAIHSLLHFADLYVGDSQTMATEAGLLATPAVRSNSFVGDGDMTNFRVLDDEYGLVRSVADEERAVEKARSLATDPEADARWRRRLDRFLEEAVDVTGFMLDLIHAAADEGGEVARHVAHEVGEPPAATDDRPRPVVHAADGGADR
- a CDS encoding polysaccharide deacetylase family protein, yielding MVADERAVPDGHTFALCLTHDVDRPYKTYQSLFYALTEPDRRRYHLSTALPGVNPYWQFGTVMDLEADLGVRSAFYFLSEQRLFRDRPPREWPSMDAWRLFAGRYDPADPEIRAAIRRMDEGGWEVGLHGSYESFEDRERLREEKATVEEALGRAVRGGRQHYLNLEAPDTWADHRALGLAYDASLGSSEEYGFDHGYGVHRPFDDGFVVFPLTVMEQSLPDPGEEFDRAREACEDLLAEACDNGAVMTALWHPRHFSEGEFPGHRRLYRRLVERALELGAWVGSPGQLYEQEGLADPPGGGDRRRATSSTGPDGDGPEP
- a CDS encoding DUF354 domain-containing protein; amino-acid sequence: MRALFDVSHPAHVHLFKHAAAELGGEGHDVFVASREKDVTTDLLDAAGIAHSPLTGVCDGRYGTAREWVAREGRLLRLVRRFDPDVVVSRLNPAAAHVSRLLGVPNVVFHDSEFAGLLERVTTPFATVVCTPAGFGRDFGERQRRYEGFHELAYLHPARFEPDPDALREAGVDPDEPYAVLRFVAMGAHHDVGHESLSPADKRELVERLEEEAGLTVYVSSEGPLPADLDDRRVPVPPEAVHQLLAHADVYAGDSGTMATEAAVLATPTARFNPYGDEMGNFHELHEYGLVRTLHGVSDFVDAAVALATDPDAGDRWRTRRRDMLAEKVDVTAYMLETVREVAAA
- a CDS encoding alkaline phosphatase family protein; translated protein: MTTITIGLDGANWDLIGDWLEGGELPNLQRLIDDGVGGVSESCLPPLTVPNWKCYATGKNPGKLDVFRFDRIDTANRDHVFHDATDFKSAELWDYLNDEGMRAGVINKPSTYPPKEIDGFVVAGGPDASEGTYRSLDHGFATPPDVEEFLREELDYRVHPSPMISPTETGEAEVEAVLELVDLRFEAARRLLEREDPDFLHLTVFYSMALQHYFWDDEPVRRAWQRIDEHIGEFLDDDEEHDVLVMSDHGTCEVETVFYVNAWLAERGYLRIDAGVDSALQSLGVTRERALAIAKKFGMVETLSEVVPERVQRMVPWEEGVKRDRVLSVVDWDGTTAVASNQGPIYLNVPEDDPRYEELRDELIEELEGLRHPETGQRIVRSVERGEEHYGGEYAHNAPDLILDQGENVHTSDAIGPDLWYASEGVWRGGNMPEGIFLFSGPSFRSDGLGERARIVDLAPTLLHAMGASVPTDVDGTVLDVFAPGSEPAERGVSTRPPLDADREAVEGGGDDVEERLADLGYLE